GCTCTACTCTTATTCAGGGTGAACCTGACGCATCCAGCTTCCCTAACGGTGGACTGCGCACAACATTTGAAGCACGCGGTTACACAGCATGGGATTTAACGAACCCTGCGTACCTTCTGGAAAATGACAATGGCGTTTTCCTGTGTATCCCTACTGCGTTTGTTTCATGGACAGGCGAAGCACTGGATAAAAAGACTCCACTTCTTCGTTCAAACCAGGCAGTACATACACAGGCAAGCCGTCTGCTGAAACTGCTCGGTCACGACGATTTCGGTCGCATTCAGAACTACGCCGGTGTTGAACAGGAATACTTCCTTGTAGACCGCAACTTCTACTTCTCACGTCCAGACCTGTACCTTGCCGGACGCACACTCTTTGGTGCAAAGCCTGCCAAAGGTCAGGAACAGGATGACCACTACTTCGGTACTATTCCTAAGCGCGTACTCGCATTTATGATTGAAGCAGAGCGCGAACTCTACAAACTTGGTGTACCTGTTAAAACTCGTCACAACGAAGTAGCACCGGGGCAGTACGAAATTGCACCGATGTTTGAAGATTCCAACCTTGCAAACGACCATAACCAGATGATTATGAGCGTGATGAAAAGCGTTGCAAAACGCTACGGTATGGCGTGCCTCATGCACGAAAAACCGTTTGCAGGTATTAACGGTTCCGGTAAACACCTGAACTACTCCATCGGTAACGGCAAATTCGGCAGCCTTTTTGAGCCGGGTGAAACCCCGCATGAAAATGCTCAGTTCCTGTTGTTCTGCTCTGCAATGATCCGTGCTGTACACAAACACGGTTCCCTGCTCCGCTCCAGCGTAGCATGCGCAAGTAACGACCATCGTCTCGGAGCTAACGAAGCACCGCCTGCGATTATGTCTATCTTCCTCGGCGACCAGCTTGCTGACATTTTTGAGCACATCAAAAAAGGTGATGAAGTTACTTCTAAAGCCAAAGGTATTCTGCGTGTTGGTGTTGATACACTCCCACCACTGCCTATGGATGCTGGTGACCGTAACCGCACAAGCCCGTTTGCATTTACTGGCAACCGTTTTGAATTCCGTGCAGTTGGCTCCAGTCAGTCTATCGCAGGTGCACAGCTGGTATTGAACACCATTCTTTCTGATTCACTGGATTACATTGCTAACCGTCTTGAAAATCTCATGTACAGCGAAAACTGGGAACTCAACGACGCAGTAACTAAAGTTATTCAGGAAATTCTTCAGGAACACGACGCTGTTGTATTTAATGGTGACGGCTACTCTGAAGAATGGGCAGAAGAAGCTAAAACTCGTGGTCTTGCAAACCTGAGAACCACACCGGAAGCACTGCCAGCACTGAACAGCCCATCCAGCGTAACATTATTTGAAAGCTTCGGCGTTCTTTCAAGTCGCGAACTCGACAGCCGCGTTTCCATCTTCTTTGAACAGTACATCAATACTATTCAGACAGAAGTTGAACTGGCTATCAAACTTGCGCGCACTTCTATTCTCCCTGCTGCTGTTCGCTACCAGACAGAACTTGCGCGTAACTGCCTGAACATGAAAGAACTCGGTCTTGGATGCGTTAACGGTCCACTGACCAAGCTTACTGAAAATCTTAATGGATTAGAATCCGCTGCAAACGAACTCGAATCAATGCTCACCCAGTCACACAGCGGCGAG
The DNA window shown above is from Halodesulfovibrio sp. and carries:
- a CDS encoding glutamine synthetase III, with translation MSGSLARLNAISAVNNTTSTSKPLNFMEEKPTNLFGCNVFNDKVMQEHLPKAVFKSLKRTIENGEQMDPSIADAVASAMKEWALSRGATHYTHVFYPLTGLTAEKHDSFLEPDGRGGAIAQFSGSTLIQGEPDASSFPNGGLRTTFEARGYTAWDLTNPAYLLENDNGVFLCIPTAFVSWTGEALDKKTPLLRSNQAVHTQASRLLKLLGHDDFGRIQNYAGVEQEYFLVDRNFYFSRPDLYLAGRTLFGAKPAKGQEQDDHYFGTIPKRVLAFMIEAERELYKLGVPVKTRHNEVAPGQYEIAPMFEDSNLANDHNQMIMSVMKSVAKRYGMACLMHEKPFAGINGSGKHLNYSIGNGKFGSLFEPGETPHENAQFLLFCSAMIRAVHKHGSLLRSSVACASNDHRLGANEAPPAIMSIFLGDQLADIFEHIKKGDEVTSKAKGILRVGVDTLPPLPMDAGDRNRTSPFAFTGNRFEFRAVGSSQSIAGAQLVLNTILSDSLDYIANRLENLMYSENWELNDAVTKVIQEILQEHDAVVFNGDGYSEEWAEEAKTRGLANLRTTPEALPALNSPSSVTLFESFGVLSSRELDSRVSIFFEQYINTIQTEVELAIKLARTSILPAAVRYQTELARNCLNMKELGLGCVNGPLTKLTENLNGLESAANELESMLTQSHSGEQEHAHFLCNDVLPVMSELREYADKLEEIVADDLWPLPTYQEMLFIK